Within the Wolbachia pipientis genome, the region AGCTTACCACTTAGCAATGAAATTAAGTTCAACATATACGCTATTCATAAGGCTTGCGGTATCACTATTCTTGGATTAATCATAGTACGCATATTTTTTCGCGTCTTTACTTATGTTCCACGACTTCCAGCAAATTTTTCTCGATTTGTAATCAATGTAAGCAAAACAGTACACTTTGGTTTGTATTCTTTGATGGTGCTAATGCCACTATCTGGCTATGTTATGTCTTCTGCTTCTGGCAAAAAGATCAAGTATTTTTTTCATATCCCTTTGTTGATTAATCAAAACAAAGATCTAGCTAACACGGCTAATCAGCTACATTCGATGCTTGCATGTTTTATGGTACTCTTTATAATCTTGCATATACTTGGCGCTTTGAAACACACATTTATAGATAAGCAAAACATTTTTAAACGTATGATATAGGTTATATGTTAAGTAGCCTCTGGAAAAAAGGAACAGATTTTCTTGGTAGTGAGTTTGCGATAATGGGTGGTGCTATGAGCTGGGTTTCAGAGAGAAACTTGGTTTCGGCAATCTCAAACGCAGGTGGTTTCGGTGTAATTGCATGTGGTGCAATGTTTCCAGACCTATTGAAAAAAGAAATCATAGAGACACAGAAATTAACTAACAAACCATTTGGTGCAAACCTAATTACTATGCACCCAAAGTTGAGTGAGTTGATAGATGTGTGCATTGAAACGAAAGTGAGCTATATAGTGCTTGCTGGCGGATTACCAACGAAGCCTAATATAGAAAAAATTAAGAGTGCAGGCATTGAAGTTATGTGCTTTGCACCAGCATTAAGCCTTGCGAAAAGGTTAGTGAAAATGGGAGTAGATGCGTTAATAATAGAAGGAATGGAAGCAGGCGGGCACATAGGGCCAGTTAGCACTTCTGTTCTTGCACAAGAGATATTGCCTCATTTTAAAAATGAACAAACACCAGTATTTGTTGCCGGCGGAATAGGAAGAGGTGAAATGATAGTTAATTACTTAGAAATGGGGGCAAGTGGCTGTCAAATAGGTACATTATTTGTCTGCACAAATGAGTCAATTGCCCACAAAAATTTTAAGAAAGTGTTTATTAAATCAGCCGCACGTAATGCAATACCTTCTATGCAGATAAGTGCTGAT harbors:
- a CDS encoding nitronate monooxygenase, giving the protein MLSSLWKKGTDFLGSEFAIMGGAMSWVSERNLVSAISNAGGFGVIACGAMFPDLLKKEIIETQKLTNKPFGANLITMHPKLSELIDVCIETKVSYIVLAGGLPTKPNIEKIKSAGIEVMCFAPALSLAKRLVKMGVDALIIEGMEAGGHIGPVSTSVLAQEILPHFKNEQTPVFVAGGIGRGEMIVNYLEMGASGCQIGTLFVCTNESIAHKNFKKVFIKSAARNAIPSMQISADFPVIPVRAIANKASDDFMKHQKKVIDEYQKGQISKEDGQLEIEKFWAGALRRAVIEGDIETGSLMAGQSVGMVDRERPVKEVIDILIQQANNYIESKSVEATKQIVNASKS
- a CDS encoding cytochrome b, with the protein product MEDDKYSLGLRVIHWLMAAFIIGMLCSGLYMKSLPLSNEIKFNIYAIHKACGITILGLIIVRIFFRVFTYVPRLPANFSRFVINVSKTVHFGLYSLMVLMPLSGYVMSSASGKKIKYFFHIPLLINQNKDLANTANQLHSMLACFMVLFIILHILGALKHTFIDKQNIFKRMI